One part of the Kryptolebias marmoratus isolate JLee-2015 linkage group LG13, ASM164957v2, whole genome shotgun sequence genome encodes these proteins:
- the nlgn3b gene encoding neuroligin-3 isoform X2, translating into MWLATFSVHLLPAHLLHQRGTATITHCALLWWMLCSCCSLTKATSQKFHPTVTTQFGKLRGLRVPVPSEVLRPVDQYLGVPYAAPPVGEKRFMPPDQPSPWSGVRNATHFMPVCPQNIHNTVPDIMMPIWFTYNLDTVATYIQDQSEDCLYLNIYMPTEDDIRDSETRPVMVYIHGGSYMEGTGNMMDGSILASYGNVVVVTLNYRIGILGFLSTGDQAAKGNYGLLDQIQALRWISKNIGYFGGDPNRITVFGSGIGASCVSLLTLSHHSEGLFHRAIIQSGSALSSWAVNYQPVKYTRMLAERVGCNVLDTVDMVSCLQKKSAKELVEQDIQAARYRVAFGPVIDGDVIPDDPEILMEQGEFLNYDIMLGVNQGEGLRFVENLMDLEDGVSGNDFDFAVSDFVDSLYGYPDGKDTLRETIKFMYTDWADKDNPETRRKTLVALFTDHQWVEPSVVTADLHARYGSPTYFYAFYHHCQSLMKPVWSDSAHGDEVPYVFGIPMVGPTDLFPCNFSRNDIMLSAVVMTYWTNFAKSGDPNKPVPQDTKFIHTKANRFEEVAWSKYFPYDQLYLHIGLKPRVRDHYRATKVAFWKHLVPHLYNLQGIFYYSSTTTKVTPLDPTQSNGKRSGSTGRPPVSTSHSGGEGGREMGPLIMPNPRDYSTELSVTIAVGASLLFLNVLAFAALYYRKDKRSRQETSQQPSPQRESKGNNASHTNTVDETLSSQQRSPCEALHNPLHTSPSYSLSQRRSPDDIPLMTPNNITMIPNSLMGLSNMSPYSTFPAGYSSAGLPSTHSTTRV; encoded by the exons ATGTGGCTGGCTACGTTTAGCGTCCATCTGTTGCCGGCACACCTGCTACACCAGCGAGGGACTGCAACCATCACTCACTGTGCTCTCCTTTGGTGGATGTTATGTTCCTGCTGCTCACTCACTAAAGCAACAAGCCAGAAGTTCCACCCAACTGTGACCACCCAGTTTGGGAAACTGCGAGGCCTCAGGGTTCCCGTCCCCAGTGAGGTCCTCAGACCCGTCGATCAGTACCTCGGGGTCCCCTACGCCGCCCCGCCTGTGGGGGAAAAGCGTTTCATGCCCCCCGATCAGCCCTCCCCGTGGTCGGGAGTCAGGAACGCCACCCACTTCATGCCCGTGTGCCCCCAGAACATCCACAACACGGTGCCAGATATAATGATGCCCATATGGTTCACATACAACCTGGACACGGTGGCGACATACATCCAAGATCAGAGCGAGGACTGTTTGTATCTGAACATCTACATGCCGACGGAAGACG ATATAAGGGACTCTGAAACCCGACCGGTGATGGTTTACATCCACGGAGGCTCCTACATGGAGGGCACCGGGAACATGATGGATGGCAGCATCCTGGCCAGCTATGGAAACGTTGTTGTCGTCACACTCAACTACAGAATTGGGATATTAG GCTTCCTGAGTACCGGCGACCAGGCAGCTAAAGGAAACTACGGACTCCTGGATCAGATTCAAGCTCTCCGCTGGATAAGTAAAAACATTGGTTACTTTGGAGGAGACCCCAACCGCATCACAGTGTTTGGATCTGGGATCGGTGCTTCGTGCGTCAGTCTGCTAACACTGTCCCACCACTCAGAGG GTCTGTTCCATAGAGCCATCATCCAAAGTGGTTCAGCACTGTCCAGCTGGGCTGTCAACTACCAGCCAGTCAAGTACACTCGCATGCTTGCTGAGAGGGTTGGCTGCAACGTGTTGGACACAGTTGACATGGTGTCCTGCCTGCAGAAGAAGAGCGCTAAAGAGCTGGTGGAGCAAGACATCCAGGCTGCCCGCTACCGCGTGGCTTTCGGCCCCGTTATCGATGGAGACGTCATCCCAGACGACCCCGAGATCCTGATGGAGCAGGGCGAGTTCCTCAACTACGATATAATGCTGGGTGTGAATCAGGGCGAAGGGCTGCGCTTTGTGGAGAACTTGATGGACCTGGAGGACGGGGTGTCTGGCAATGACTTCGACTTTGCCGTGTCTGACTTTGTGGACAGTTTGTATGGCTACCCAGATGGGAAAGACACCCTCAGGGAGACGATCAAATTCATGTACACAGACTGGGCTGACAAGGATAACCCGGAGACCAGGAGGAAGACCCTGGTTGCCCTCTTCACTGACCACCAGTGGGTGGAGCCATCGGTGGTAACAGCTGACCTGCACGCCCGCTATGGCTCGCCCACGTACTTCTACGCCTTCTATCACCACTGCCAGAGCCTTATGAAGCCCGTGTGGTCAGACTCGGCACATGGAGACGAGGTGCCTTATGTATTTGGCATCCCCATGGTGGGCCCGACTGATCTGTTCCCCTGTAACTTCTCCAGGAATGACATCATGCTCAGCGCTGTGGTCATGACGTATTGGACCAACTTTGCAAAGAGTGG GGATCCAAACAAGCCAGTGCCACAGGACACAAAGTTTATCCATACCAAGGCCAATCGCTTTGAGGAGGTAGCCTGGTCTAAGTATTTCCCCTATGACCAGTTGTACCTGCACATTGGCCTGAAGCCTCGCGTCCGTGACCACTACCGCGCCACCAAAGTGGCCTTCTGGAAACACCTGGTGCCCCATCTCTACAACCTCCAGGGAATATTCTACtactcctccaccaccaccaaagTCACCCCTCTGGATCCCACCCAGTCCAACGGGAAGAGGTCCGGCAGCACCGGACGACCTCCCGTGTCCACGTCCCACAGCGGGGGTGagggaggaagagaaatggGCCCTCTGATCATGCCGAACCCCAGAGATTACTCCACGGAGCTCAGCGTCACCATTGCCGTCGGGGCGTCGCTGCTCTTCCTCAACGTCCTGGCCTTCGCCGCTCTGTACTACCGCAAGGACAAGCGCAGCCGCCAGGAAACGTCCCAGCAGCCCAGTCCCCAGCGCGAGAGCAAAGGCAACAACGCGAGCCACACCAACACGGTGGACGAGACCCTGTCGTCCCAGCAAAGGAGCCCGTGCGAGGCCCTTCACAATCCTCTTCACACCTCGCCCAGCTACTCTCTGAGTCAGCGTCGCTCCCCCGATGACATCCCTCTGATGACCCCTAACAACATCACCATGATCCCCAACTCCCTAATGGGCCTGTCCAACATGAGTCCATACAGCACCTTCCCCGCCGGCTACAGCTCCGCAGGCCTGCCCAGCACCCACTCGACCACCCGAGTATAG
- the nlgn3b gene encoding neuroligin-3 isoform X1, which translates to MWLATFSVHLLPAHLLHQRGTATITHCALLWWMLCSCCSLTKATSQKFHPTVTTQFGKLRGLRVPVPSEVLRPVDQYLGVPYAAPPVGEKRFMPPDQPSPWSGVRNATHFMPVCPQNIHNTVPDIMMPIWFTYNLDTVATYIQDQSEDCLYLNIYMPTEDGGQNKKKGAPFSHAETHVSEDIRDSETRPVMVYIHGGSYMEGTGNMMDGSILASYGNVVVVTLNYRIGILGFLSTGDQAAKGNYGLLDQIQALRWISKNIGYFGGDPNRITVFGSGIGASCVSLLTLSHHSEGLFHRAIIQSGSALSSWAVNYQPVKYTRMLAERVGCNVLDTVDMVSCLQKKSAKELVEQDIQAARYRVAFGPVIDGDVIPDDPEILMEQGEFLNYDIMLGVNQGEGLRFVENLMDLEDGVSGNDFDFAVSDFVDSLYGYPDGKDTLRETIKFMYTDWADKDNPETRRKTLVALFTDHQWVEPSVVTADLHARYGSPTYFYAFYHHCQSLMKPVWSDSAHGDEVPYVFGIPMVGPTDLFPCNFSRNDIMLSAVVMTYWTNFAKSGDPNKPVPQDTKFIHTKANRFEEVAWSKYFPYDQLYLHIGLKPRVRDHYRATKVAFWKHLVPHLYNLQGIFYYSSTTTKVTPLDPTQSNGKRSGSTGRPPVSTSHSGGEGGREMGPLIMPNPRDYSTELSVTIAVGASLLFLNVLAFAALYYRKDKRSRQETSQQPSPQRESKGNNASHTNTVDETLSSQQRSPCEALHNPLHTSPSYSLSQRRSPDDIPLMTPNNITMIPNSLMGLSNMSPYSTFPAGYSSAGLPSTHSTTRV; encoded by the exons ATGTGGCTGGCTACGTTTAGCGTCCATCTGTTGCCGGCACACCTGCTACACCAGCGAGGGACTGCAACCATCACTCACTGTGCTCTCCTTTGGTGGATGTTATGTTCCTGCTGCTCACTCACTAAAGCAACAAGCCAGAAGTTCCACCCAACTGTGACCACCCAGTTTGGGAAACTGCGAGGCCTCAGGGTTCCCGTCCCCAGTGAGGTCCTCAGACCCGTCGATCAGTACCTCGGGGTCCCCTACGCCGCCCCGCCTGTGGGGGAAAAGCGTTTCATGCCCCCCGATCAGCCCTCCCCGTGGTCGGGAGTCAGGAACGCCACCCACTTCATGCCCGTGTGCCCCCAGAACATCCACAACACGGTGCCAGATATAATGATGCCCATATGGTTCACATACAACCTGGACACGGTGGCGACATACATCCAAGATCAGAGCGAGGACTGTTTGTATCTGAACATCTACATGCCGACGGAAGACG GGggccaaaacaagaaaaaggggGCGCCTTTCTCACATGCTGAGACTCATGTATCTGAAG ATATAAGGGACTCTGAAACCCGACCGGTGATGGTTTACATCCACGGAGGCTCCTACATGGAGGGCACCGGGAACATGATGGATGGCAGCATCCTGGCCAGCTATGGAAACGTTGTTGTCGTCACACTCAACTACAGAATTGGGATATTAG GCTTCCTGAGTACCGGCGACCAGGCAGCTAAAGGAAACTACGGACTCCTGGATCAGATTCAAGCTCTCCGCTGGATAAGTAAAAACATTGGTTACTTTGGAGGAGACCCCAACCGCATCACAGTGTTTGGATCTGGGATCGGTGCTTCGTGCGTCAGTCTGCTAACACTGTCCCACCACTCAGAGG GTCTGTTCCATAGAGCCATCATCCAAAGTGGTTCAGCACTGTCCAGCTGGGCTGTCAACTACCAGCCAGTCAAGTACACTCGCATGCTTGCTGAGAGGGTTGGCTGCAACGTGTTGGACACAGTTGACATGGTGTCCTGCCTGCAGAAGAAGAGCGCTAAAGAGCTGGTGGAGCAAGACATCCAGGCTGCCCGCTACCGCGTGGCTTTCGGCCCCGTTATCGATGGAGACGTCATCCCAGACGACCCCGAGATCCTGATGGAGCAGGGCGAGTTCCTCAACTACGATATAATGCTGGGTGTGAATCAGGGCGAAGGGCTGCGCTTTGTGGAGAACTTGATGGACCTGGAGGACGGGGTGTCTGGCAATGACTTCGACTTTGCCGTGTCTGACTTTGTGGACAGTTTGTATGGCTACCCAGATGGGAAAGACACCCTCAGGGAGACGATCAAATTCATGTACACAGACTGGGCTGACAAGGATAACCCGGAGACCAGGAGGAAGACCCTGGTTGCCCTCTTCACTGACCACCAGTGGGTGGAGCCATCGGTGGTAACAGCTGACCTGCACGCCCGCTATGGCTCGCCCACGTACTTCTACGCCTTCTATCACCACTGCCAGAGCCTTATGAAGCCCGTGTGGTCAGACTCGGCACATGGAGACGAGGTGCCTTATGTATTTGGCATCCCCATGGTGGGCCCGACTGATCTGTTCCCCTGTAACTTCTCCAGGAATGACATCATGCTCAGCGCTGTGGTCATGACGTATTGGACCAACTTTGCAAAGAGTGG GGATCCAAACAAGCCAGTGCCACAGGACACAAAGTTTATCCATACCAAGGCCAATCGCTTTGAGGAGGTAGCCTGGTCTAAGTATTTCCCCTATGACCAGTTGTACCTGCACATTGGCCTGAAGCCTCGCGTCCGTGACCACTACCGCGCCACCAAAGTGGCCTTCTGGAAACACCTGGTGCCCCATCTCTACAACCTCCAGGGAATATTCTACtactcctccaccaccaccaaagTCACCCCTCTGGATCCCACCCAGTCCAACGGGAAGAGGTCCGGCAGCACCGGACGACCTCCCGTGTCCACGTCCCACAGCGGGGGTGagggaggaagagaaatggGCCCTCTGATCATGCCGAACCCCAGAGATTACTCCACGGAGCTCAGCGTCACCATTGCCGTCGGGGCGTCGCTGCTCTTCCTCAACGTCCTGGCCTTCGCCGCTCTGTACTACCGCAAGGACAAGCGCAGCCGCCAGGAAACGTCCCAGCAGCCCAGTCCCCAGCGCGAGAGCAAAGGCAACAACGCGAGCCACACCAACACGGTGGACGAGACCCTGTCGTCCCAGCAAAGGAGCCCGTGCGAGGCCCTTCACAATCCTCTTCACACCTCGCCCAGCTACTCTCTGAGTCAGCGTCGCTCCCCCGATGACATCCCTCTGATGACCCCTAACAACATCACCATGATCCCCAACTCCCTAATGGGCCTGTCCAACATGAGTCCATACAGCACCTTCCCCGCCGGCTACAGCTCCGCAGGCCTGCCCAGCACCCACTCGACCACCCGAGTATAG